A DNA window from Linepithema humile isolate Giens D197 chromosome 6, Lhum_UNIL_v1.0, whole genome shotgun sequence contains the following coding sequences:
- the LOC105667501 gene encoding uncharacterized protein isoform X1, protein MNEVQEFLEKAHLGEYWPAFERDAITTIDRLCLISAKKAEELLPKWGDQAEFFNRRNALQASTSKNLVFDVEVDEFGNCSMPFVDVNTDNCLDIVNTPLRQLDNIETCKQRNDYSQLESASDSGVNSVSDGETEILLANQNGKKRQLSSKLEKSKRYPKRLALWFTRTQFQELNIEKVIKEHLKGDAVLIYYKNNGILNGEARGILIEILASCMIKININPTFEEFQIVSKKLCELFPTETEATYVYEPFANGPKQKNIGGKLADKVRNIKSMLRRLGALNPANYHKYSNSTQNENDENEPDTNTSKINEDKVQAAIRWLKISREPWTDVLNNWDLTYDIRQKTLLDPKGGGDKPLSVTDYFSEWEVLSLPQGYTLLDRDFKKKYPDKDLALLLEWEIFILLLKQLLKAEVKDSYGKAQLKKLDELDDANSVTAVILHLLPHLVPPRQLQKLDSGEKIKANIAEARDAFVFHVTVPGDINPAIQRRRAVALKLKTRVQPFVLLVGPTVEQYEICYVIIDEVKY, encoded by the exons atgaaCGAAGTAcaagaatttttagaaaaagcaCATTTAGGCGAGTACTGGCCCGCATTTGAga GAGATGCAATAACTACCATAGATAGGTTATGTTTAATATCAGCTAAAAAGGCAGAGGAATTATTGCCTAAGTGGGGTGATCAAgctgaattttttaacagaagAAATGCTTTACAAGCCAGTACTTCTAAGAATTTAGTTTTTGATGTAGAG GTTGATGAATTTGGAAACTGTAGCATGCCATTTGTAGATGTTAACACAGATAATTGTCTTGATATTGTGAACACTCCTTTACGCCAATTAGATAATATA GAAACATGTAAACAGAGAAATGATTACTCTCAGCTCGAATCAGCATCTGATTCAGGAGTAAATAGTGTGAGTGATGGTGAAACAGAAATTTTGTTAGCTAATCAAAACGGAAAGAAACGACAACTATCGTCAAAGTTAGAAAAATCTAAACGCTATCCTAAAAGACTTGCATTGTGGTTCACAAGAACGCAATTTCAAGAGTTg aatattgAGAAAGTAATAAAGGAACATTTAAAAGGTGATGCTgttctaatttattataaaaataatggcaTTTTAAATGGAGAAGCAAGAGGAATATTAATAGAGATATTAGCAAgttgtatgataaaaattaatataaa CCCTACTTTTGAAGAATTTCAAATCGTGTCCAAAAAATTATGCGAATTATTTCCAACTGAGACTGag GCTACATACGTATATGAACCTTTTGCAAATGGTccaaagcaaaaaaatatcggGGGAAAATTAGCTGATAAAGTGAGAAATATTAAGTCTATGTTGAGGAGACTTGGTGCACTTAATCCAGccaattatcataaatattcaaattctaCACAGaatgaaaatgatgaaaatgagCCCGATACGAATACatctaaaa TAAATGAAGATAAAGTGCAAGCAGCGATTCGATGGCTGAAAATAAGTCGAGAACCTTGGActgatgttttaaataattgggATCTAACTTATGATATTAGACAAAAAACACTACTAGATCCGAAAGGCGGAGGAGACAAACCACTTTCGGTGACGGATTATTTTTCTGAATGGGAGGTTTTGTCTTTGCCTCAAGGATATActctt CTTGATCGTGACTTTAAGAAGAAATATCCTGATAAGGATTTAGCGCTTCTTTTGGAGtgggaaatatttattctccTTCTCAAACAACTTTTAAAAGCAGAAGTGAAGGATTCTTATGGAAAAGCACAACTGAAGAAATTGGACGAGCTGGATGATG CAAATTCTGTCACTGCTGTTATTCTTCACTTACTTCCACATTTAGTTCCACCTCGACAACTACAGAAACTTGATTCTGGAGAAAAGATAAAGGCAAATATAGCTGAGGCAAGAGATGCTTTTGTGTTCCATGTGACA GTGCCAGGAGATATAAATCCAGCTATCCAACGGAGGCGTGCTGTGGCTTTAAAGCTTAAAACTAGAGTTCAACCTTTTGTTCTTCTTGTTGGGCCTACGGTAGAACAATACGAGATTTGTTATGTGATAATTGATGaagtcaaatattaa
- the LOC137000903 gene encoding uncharacterized protein, with protein sequence MQNYAADVLLQNLTATGIKEKCVWDAIPSFSFVQSISFDIMHDLLEGVCGYDLALILFDLIHDKKYFSLETLNNRIIYFDYGPVESKNAVSPIKKEHLITGKLKFSASEMLCFVRYFGLMLGDLVPEDAESWHLYLKLKSIIDIVTTSYVNLRSLSYLSILISEHHEIYLTVFPKVTLKPKHHYMLHYPEVMRRVGPLWSVCCLRWEAKHRPLKQAAYATNSRKNLPLTLAIKHQLNLCARFLSRKPLGEKYSFGVQEEVSIKDIKNYRLFYDVLPKNLNEIINTFSWITISGTIYKIGMCVAVMFHKDTGYPVFGRINLITYCEKSDAVYFLLCMFETVDFVEHLCSYEVIEDSSEWKFIKFDDLIVFTPSHCRVGARSFSNYITFRHAFV encoded by the coding sequence atgcaaaattatgcTGCTGATGTTTTGTTACAAAATCTTACTGCGACTGGTATTAAGGAAAAATGCGTTTGGGATGCTATTCCCAGCTTTTCTTTTGTACAAAGCATTAGCTTTGATATTATGCACGATCTTTTGGAGGGAGTATGTGGTTATGACTTAGCACTTAtactttttgatttaatacatgataaaaaatacttttcccTGGAGACTCTGAATaatcgtataatttattttgattatggTCCAGTAGAGTCAAAGAATGCAGTATCACCAATTAAAAAAGAGCATCTTATAACTGGTAAACTTAAGTTCTCTGCCTCAGAAATGTTGTGTTTTGTCAGATATTTTGGATTAATGCTAGGTGATTTAGTTCCTGAAGATGCTGAAAGTTGGCatctttatctaaaattaaaatcaattatagaCATAGTTACAACGTCTTATGTAAACCTTCGATCACTTAGTTATCTGAGCATTCTTATTTCTGAACATCATGAAATATATCTTACTGTCTTTCCCAAAGTTACACTTAAACCTAAGCATCATTACATGCTTCATTATCCTGAAGTTATGCGTAGAGTTGGTCCTTTATGGTCTGTCTGTTGCCTTCGATGGGAAGCCAAACACAGACCTCTTAAGCAGGCAGCCTATGCTACAAATTCTCGTAAAAACTTGCCTTTGACTTTGGCGATAAAAcatcaattaaatttgtgtGCCAGATTTTTATCTAGAAAGCCTTTgggtgaaaaatattcttttggaGTTCAAGAAGAAGTtagtattaaagatattaaaaattaccgATTATTTTATGATGTTCTGCCTaagaatttaaatgaaattataaacacATTTTCATGGATTACAATTTCTGgtactatttataaaataggAATGTGTGTAGCTGTAATGTTCCACAAAGACACTGGTTATCCTGTGTTTGGTCGAATTAATCTTATCACATATTGTGAAAAATCTGATGCTGTGTATTTTCTCTTGTGTATGTTTGAAACGGTGGATTTTGTGGAACATCTTTGTAGCTATGAAGTTATTGAAGATTCCTCTgaatggaaatttattaaatttgatgatCTAATAGTATTTACACCTTCTCACTGTAGAGTTGGAGCAAGaagtttttctaattatataacattccGTCATGcgtttgtgtaa
- the LOC105667501 gene encoding uncharacterized protein isoform X2 — protein MNEVQEFLEKAHLGEYWPAFERDAITTIDRLCLISAKKAEELLPKWGDQAEFFNRRNALQASTSKNLVFDVEVDEFGNCSMPFVDVNTDNCLDIVNTPLRQLDNIETCKQRNDYSQLESASDSGVNSVSDGETEILLANQNGKKRQLSSKLEKSKRYPKRLALWFTRTQFQELNIEKVIKEHLKGDAVLIYYKNNGILNGEARGILIEILASCMIKININPTFEEFQIVSKKLCELFPTETEATYVYEPFANGPKQKNIGGKLADKVRNIKSMLRRLGALNPANYHKYSNSTQNENDENEPDTNTSKINEDKVQAAIRWLKISREPWTDVLNNWDLTYDIRQKTLLDPKGGGDKPLSVTDYFSEWEVLSLPQGYTLLDRDFKKKYPDKDLALLLEWEIFILLLKQLLKAEVKDSYGKAQLKKLDELDDVPPRQLQKLDSGEKIKANIAEARDAFVFHVTVPGDINPAIQRRRAVALKLKTRVQPFVLLVGPTVEQYEICYVIIDEVKY, from the exons atgaaCGAAGTAcaagaatttttagaaaaagcaCATTTAGGCGAGTACTGGCCCGCATTTGAga GAGATGCAATAACTACCATAGATAGGTTATGTTTAATATCAGCTAAAAAGGCAGAGGAATTATTGCCTAAGTGGGGTGATCAAgctgaattttttaacagaagAAATGCTTTACAAGCCAGTACTTCTAAGAATTTAGTTTTTGATGTAGAG GTTGATGAATTTGGAAACTGTAGCATGCCATTTGTAGATGTTAACACAGATAATTGTCTTGATATTGTGAACACTCCTTTACGCCAATTAGATAATATA GAAACATGTAAACAGAGAAATGATTACTCTCAGCTCGAATCAGCATCTGATTCAGGAGTAAATAGTGTGAGTGATGGTGAAACAGAAATTTTGTTAGCTAATCAAAACGGAAAGAAACGACAACTATCGTCAAAGTTAGAAAAATCTAAACGCTATCCTAAAAGACTTGCATTGTGGTTCACAAGAACGCAATTTCAAGAGTTg aatattgAGAAAGTAATAAAGGAACATTTAAAAGGTGATGCTgttctaatttattataaaaataatggcaTTTTAAATGGAGAAGCAAGAGGAATATTAATAGAGATATTAGCAAgttgtatgataaaaattaatataaa CCCTACTTTTGAAGAATTTCAAATCGTGTCCAAAAAATTATGCGAATTATTTCCAACTGAGACTGag GCTACATACGTATATGAACCTTTTGCAAATGGTccaaagcaaaaaaatatcggGGGAAAATTAGCTGATAAAGTGAGAAATATTAAGTCTATGTTGAGGAGACTTGGTGCACTTAATCCAGccaattatcataaatattcaaattctaCACAGaatgaaaatgatgaaaatgagCCCGATACGAATACatctaaaa TAAATGAAGATAAAGTGCAAGCAGCGATTCGATGGCTGAAAATAAGTCGAGAACCTTGGActgatgttttaaataattgggATCTAACTTATGATATTAGACAAAAAACACTACTAGATCCGAAAGGCGGAGGAGACAAACCACTTTCGGTGACGGATTATTTTTCTGAATGGGAGGTTTTGTCTTTGCCTCAAGGATATActctt CTTGATCGTGACTTTAAGAAGAAATATCCTGATAAGGATTTAGCGCTTCTTTTGGAGtgggaaatatttattctccTTCTCAAACAACTTTTAAAAGCAGAAGTGAAGGATTCTTATGGAAAAGCACAACTGAAGAAATTGGACGAGCTGGATGATG TTCCACCTCGACAACTACAGAAACTTGATTCTGGAGAAAAGATAAAGGCAAATATAGCTGAGGCAAGAGATGCTTTTGTGTTCCATGTGACA GTGCCAGGAGATATAAATCCAGCTATCCAACGGAGGCGTGCTGTGGCTTTAAAGCTTAAAACTAGAGTTCAACCTTTTGTTCTTCTTGTTGGGCCTACGGTAGAACAATACGAGATTTGTTATGTGATAATTGATGaagtcaaatattaa
- the LOC105679560 gene encoding uncharacterized protein, producing the protein MPTCLQQARLPRIDLPKFNGTPADWLSFKDLFQALVLDNSTLTPVAKLQYLKTSLTGSAAPLLKNTTLIADNFEKAWQSVISFYENKRLLVNAALNSLLTVRRMTKESASEMEQLYTQVLQIHRSLETLQRPVSMWDDFLVFIVSQRFDSESIKAWELHLGSSKNPPTWTQLCEFLVTRLRSLQALEKTRFGKPHVKRYTNAIKAHYQGKNKENIPNKNYKCLICSGNHHTSICSQYSSKSRAQKLALIAKHKLCYNCLGPHRIINCSTTRRCQKCGKRHHTTIHPCTTQPAKSTDNNQTKQPEAQVLHSSTGHKSILSQTLLATAQVLIFSPYGNFAKSRVLIDQGSEISLITERLVQRLRLPRIRSFVPLIGIGEQTSNKTKGLVHFKIKPHFRSNYKISVSAHILPNLTSSIPTVELAQESWSHLNGLLLADPQFCSPGPIDIILGADLYGQIIEEGIVKGLANSPIAQSTTLEWIVSGPTSKGGSQQTLRSYYISSNEEICHLMQKFWEVESVPETHRNSLTAEEQTCENHFIATHSRDTHGRYIVKLPFKSSVKNLGDSKRKATLLCSKLIKRCSTDSKYAQLYSEFMTKYQKLRHMIQVPLSMPEPDNAFYLPQRSLERK; encoded by the coding sequence ATGCCAACATGCTTACAACAAGCAAGACTGCCTCGCATAGATCTTCCGAAGTTTAATGGAACGCCAGCTGATTGGCTGTCCTTTAAGGATCTATTTCAAGCCTTAGTACTCGATAATTCTACACTAACTCCTGTtgcaaaattacaatatttgaaGACAAGTCTGACTGGTTCGGCAGCACCTTTACTCAAGAATACAACTCTTATAGCGGATAATTTTGAAAAGGCCTGGCAAAGTGTAATCtccttttatgaaaataaacgcCTGCTAGTCAACGCAGCACTAAATTCGTTACTCACGGTCAGAAGAATGACCAAAGAGTCAGCAAGCGAGATGGAGCAACTATATACACAAGTTTTACAAATTCACCGCTCTTTGGAAACATTACAAAGACCCGTCTCTATGTGGGATGACTTTCTGGTGTTTATAGTCTCACAACGATTTGATTCTGAATCAATCAAAGCCTGGGAACTTCATCTGGGAAGCTCAAAGAATCCACCGACATGGACTCAATTGTGTGAATTTTTGGTAACTCGATTACGTTCACTTCAAGCACTAGAGAAAACACGATTCGGAAAACCTCACGTAAAACGTTATACAAATGCTATCAAAGCACATTATCAAGGAAAGAACAAGGAAAATATTCCTAACAAGAATTACAAGTGTTTAATTTGTTCAGGGAATCATCATACGTCAATTTGTTCGCAATATTCGTCCAAATCAAGAGCTCAAAAATTAGCACTCATTGCAAAGCACAAATTGTGTTACAACTGTTTGGGGCCTCATAGAATAATCAATTGTTCTACTACTAGAAGATGTCAGAAATGTGGTAAGAGGCATCACACCACTATACATCCTTGCACTACTCAACCTGCAAAATCAACGGATAATAACCAAACGAAACAACCGGAAGCTCAAGTGTTGCACTCCAGCACTGGACATAAATCCATCTTATCGCAGACTCTTCTTGCTACCGCTCAAGTTCTGATTTTTAGCCCATACGGTAACTTTGCAAAATCAAGAGTATTAATCGATCAAGGTTCCGAAATTTCATTAATCACGGAAAGATTAGTTCAACGACTTAGATTACCTCGTATTCGCTCATTTGTACCATTGATTGGAATCGGAGAACAAACCTCTAATAAAACTAAAGGACTAgtccattttaaaataaaaccacACTTTCGATCCAATTACAAGATATCGGTGTCTGCGCACATTTTGCCTAATCTTACTAGCTCAATACCTACTGTGGAACTTGCTCAAGAATCGTGGTCTCACTTAAACGGGTTACTACTAGCAGATCCTCAATTCTGTTCACCCGGCccaattgatattattttgggAGCCGACCTTTATGGTCAAATCATAGAAGAAGGAATCGTCAAGGGACTGGCTAACTCGCCTATAGCCCAATCTACAACATTAGAATGGATCGTTTCTGGACCAACAAGTAAAGGAGGCTCTCAGCAAACACTACGGAGCTATTACATATCTAGCAACGAAGAAATTTGTCATCTCATGCAGAAATTTTGGGAAGTGGAATCAGTTCCCGAAACTCACCGTAACTCTTTGACCGCTGAAGAACAAACTTGTGAGAATCACTTCATAGCCACGCATTCTAGAGACACCCACGGAAGATATATTGTTAAGCTGCCTTTTAAGAGTTCAGTCAAGAATTTAGGTGATTCTAAACGAAAGGCAACACTCCTATGCAGCAAACTAATAAAACGTTGTTCAACTGACTCGAAATATGCTCAACTGTACTCAGAGTTTATGACTAAGTATCAGAAATTGCGGCACATGATACAAGTGCCTCTTTCAATGCCGGAACCTGACAATGCTTTCTACCTTCCTCAACGGAGTCTGGAAAGAAAGTAG
- the LOC105679561 gene encoding uncharacterized protein, with product MFRQIKIHPDDWKYQRIIWLDQNQQLTPYELTTVTYDMVCAPFLALRVIQQLTQDEGSRFPQASSTITRGRYVDDIFGGADSITETQELVEQVKQLCMAGGFPLQKWISNESTILNSIPLKSRLDSSIIRIDDNLIVHSLGLLWHPATDNFGFLSEPFKTEIVTKRNMLSTIAKVFDPLGFLSPVMVTAKILLQELWTLRLDWDQPLPSNIVNEWTRFVENCKTIPDLKFPRWLGTTASQSLEIHEFCDASSRAMAAVVYSRTISTNGQIHIQLVCSKTKVAPLKRLTIPRLELSGAVLLTKLVSQVLRVLQKEALKIYLWTDSSITLTWISNHPSRWKDFVHNRVCFIQETLPSASWNFVPGTENPADLATRGITPSQLTETITWWQGPLWLMHESQQWPFFSQEELSGEQLEERPIKVTTALTQSSQPWNLLYRYSSHNKLLRVTATCLRAVARFKNPKEPSIHFPITPTELKLAKIFWIRTVQRFAFSQELKLLSEGKLLPKSNPLIRLTPFIDSLGILRLSGRLQSSDLPIDVKHPAILPKNSGLTSLVITDAHLRSLHGGTQFTAAFTREEYWIIGGKASVRTHIFQCVRCTRFRQKRAQQLMGQLPSDRVLPLRPFQHTGVDYTGLFVIKTWRGKNARNYKAYVALFVCFTTSALHLELVTDYTADAFISAYKRFSGRRGICATLTSDCGTNLKGADAELQRLFSAASEESQYLATLLAKDGTLWKYNPPSTPHFGGKWEAGVKSMKYHLKRIMGDTLLTYEEMNTLLIQVEAVLNSRPLCPLTDDPEDLTALTPGHFLMGCSPTVLPEPSLEIEKSSRLSRWQLLRKMLDSLWSRWSKEYLQRYQSIYKWNQPETPIVEGSMVLVVDERYPPAKWPLGRVIKVYPGPDGLTRVVTVKTQTSELKRPITKLCLLPIDRDLTHSFVNNG from the coding sequence ATGTTTAGACAGATCAAAATTCATCCTGACGATTGGAAATATCAGCGTATTATTTGGTTGGATCAGAATCAACAACTCACTCCCTATGAACTTACGACAGTCACCTATGACATGGTCTGTGCACCCTTCTTGGCCTTACGGGTGATTCAACAACTTACACAAGACGAGGGAAGCAGATTTCCTCAGGCCTCTTCTACCATAACAAGGGGTAGATACGTAGACGATATCTTTGGAGGCGCGGATTCAATTACTGAAACGCAAGAGCTTGTAGAACAAGTAAAACAACTCTGCATGGCGGGCGGTTTTCCTTTACAGAAATGGATTAGTAACGAGTCCACAATATTGAATTCTATACCGCTCAAAAGTCGTCTTGACTCTTCTATTATACGTATCGATGATAATCTTATTGTGCATTCGCTTGGCCTTTTATGGCATCCTGCGACAGACAATTTTGGCTTCCTTTCAGAACCGTTTAAAACGGAGATCGTTACCAAAAGAAACATGCTTTCTACTATCGCAAAGGTTTTTGATCCTTTAGGATTTCTGTCACCAGTTATGGTAACCGCCAAGATATTACTTCAAGAATTATGGACCTTGCGACTTGATTGGGATCAACCCTTACCATCTAACATAGTCAATGAGTGGACTAGATTTGTCGAGAACTGTAAGACGATACCTGATCTCAAATTCCCAAGATGGCTTGGTACCACGGCATCTCAGTCCTTGGAGATACATGAGTTTTGTGACGCTTCATCAAGAGCAATGGCTGCTGTTGTTTACAGTCGAACAATTTCTACAAACGGACAGATTCACATTCAGCTTGTCTGTTCAAAGACGAAAGTCGCACCATTAAAGAGATTGACGATCCCACGATTAGAACTATCAGGAGCCGTTCTGTTGACCAAGCTAGTATCACAAGTACTTAGAGTTCTCCAAAAGGAGGCTCTTAAAATCTATCTTTGGACAGATTCATCCATAACGCTTACCTGGATCTCGAATCATCCATCACGATGGAAAGATTTCGTACACAATAGAGTGTGCTTTATACAAGAAACTCTACCTTCAGCTAGTTGGAACTTTGTCCCTGGTACAGAAAATCCAGCTGATCTTGCCACGAGAGGAATAACTCCTAGTCAACTTACAGAGACGATTACTTGGTGGCAAGGCCCTTTATGGCTTATGCACGAATCCCAACAATGGCCTTTCTTTTCTCAAGAAGAATTAAGTGGAGAACAACTTGAAGAACGACCAATCAAAGTCACAACTGCTTTAACTCAATCTTCACAACCATGGAATTTACTATATCGATATTCAAGCCACAATAAACTACTGCGGGTTACCGCCACATGTCTTCGCGCAGTGGCACGTTTTAAGAACCCGAAAGAGCCATCAATTCACTTTCCGATAACTCCTACAGAATTAAAACTTGCTAAGATTTTCTGGATAAGAACAGTACAACGCTTTGCCTTTTCACaagaattaaaacttttgtcgGAGGGTAAGTTACTACCAAAATCTAACCCTCTAATTAGACTTACACCATTTATAGATTCATTGGGCATTCTACGCTTAAGCGGACGTCTTCAGTCATCTGACTTACCTATTGATGTTAAGCATCCTGCGATTTTACCCAAGAATTCTGGATTAACATCGCTTGTTATTACCGATGCTCATCTGAGATCACTCCACGGAGGAACACAATTTACTGCCGCATTTACTCGCGAAGAGTACTGGATTATTGGAGGAAAAGCCTCCGTTAGAACTCACATATTTCAGTGTGTAAGATGCACTAGATTTAGACAGAAGAGAGCACAGCAGTTAATGGGGCAACTTCCATCTGATAGAGTCTTACCTTTAAGGCCCTTTCAACATACAGGGGTGGACTATACAGGTCTCTTCGTCATTAAGACTTGGAGAGGAAAGAACGCTCGTAATTACAAAGCCTACGTAGCTCTTTTTGTTTGCTTCACTACTTCCGCTCTTCATCTTGAATTGGTTACCGATTACACTGCAGATGCATTTATATCTGCATATAAGAGATTCTCTGGACGACGAGGAATCTGTGCTACACTCACCAGTGACTGTGGTACCAACCTAAAGGGAGCAGATGCCGAACTGCAACGTTTGTTTTCTGCCGCATCCGAAGAATCTCAATACCTGGCGACCTTATTGGCAAAGGACGGAACTTTATGGAAATATAATCCTCCTTCAACGCCTCATTTCGGAGGCAAATGGGAAGCTGGCGTTAAGTCAATGAAGTATCACCTCAAGAGAATCATGGGAGATACCCTCCTCACTTACGAAGAAATGAATACACTGTTGATTCAAGTTGAAGCTGTCCTTAATTCTCGACCTCTGTGTCCATTGACGGATGATCCTGAAGATCTTACTGCTCTAACACCTGGTCATTTCCTTATGGGATGCTCTCCAACTGTTTTACCTGAGCCCTCACTTGAAATCGAGAAGTCTTCACGACTGTCTAGATGGCAATTACTACGGAAGATGTTGGACTCTTTATGGTCAAGATGGTCAAAAGAATACTTGCAACGCTATCAGTCCATTTATAAATGGAATCAACCAGAGACTCCTATAGTAGAGGGTTCCATGGTCCTAGTTGTCGATGAGAGATATCCTCCCGCCAAATGGCCTTTGGGTCGTGTTATAAAGGTCTATCCTGGTCCAGACGGACTAACACGAGTTGTCACTGTCAAAACACAAACTTCTGAATTAAAGAGACCTATCACAAAGCTTTGTCTTCTTCCGATCGATAGAGATCTTACTCATTCGTTCGTTAACAACGGTTAA